The proteins below are encoded in one region of Phaseolus vulgaris cultivar G19833 chromosome 1, P. vulgaris v2.0, whole genome shotgun sequence:
- the LOC137816571 gene encoding uncharacterized protein, with translation MAATTNFFTLRSTNTAENGGESKGRGCGKPDGVAMWFINGVTTAFFASLEHCCIRIATQEDVDEANDDMPLILNDGNLRHRAAATTTGKRKVKGKKS, from the coding sequence ATGGCAGCCACCACCAACTTCTTCACTCTCCGATCAACAAACACCGCCGAAAACGGTGGTGAAAGCAAGGGCAGAGGTTGCGGAAAACCTGATGGGGTGGCCATGTGGTTCATCAATGGTGTCACCACAGCTTTCTTTGCCTCCTTGGAACACTGCTGCATCAGAATTGCCACCCAAGAAGACGTCGATGAGGCCAACGACGACATGCCGTTGATCCTCAACGACGGAAACCTCCGCCACCGCGCCGCCGCCACCACCACCGGTAAAAGGAAagtgaaaggaaagaaaagttAA
- the LOC137816572 gene encoding protein WHAT'S THIS FACTOR 1 homolog, chloroplastic has protein sequence MVMGNWWLGRTRGRYCYHSEFLIRWMTSSRRVQDRSQKKRVHDLEVATEKWKIVSKIIYLMELLKQEPEMVIPVRSLENHRRQINLPKPHRISDFLRKTPKLFELHKDQKGVLWCGMTPKAEDLMEQQQRVIEDHADKAAEYVTRFLMMSVEKRLPLEKIAHFRRDFGLSWDFRVDWVHNYPQHFKVVKTLDGIEFLELVSSNPEWAITELEKKVVRGVTGSASASASASELPGVLSIPFPLKFPSNYKRVYRYYAEKIQHFQEMSYLSPYADARGLKAGSLEFDKRAVAVMHELLSFTIEKRLVTDHLTHFRWELVMPQKLMRLLLKHCGIFYVSERGKRFSVFLTEAYEGSELIEKCPLVLWKEKVLGLVGYRGRKKKFEVCSEGSDMECDDSLVLDQHDSEMGELHVQIDQTGTLDYKDPLLWDDLEMDVGEIG, from the coding sequence ATGGTGATGGGCAATTGGTGGTTAGGAAGAACAAGGGGTCGTTACTGTTACCACAGTGAGTTTCTGATCCGATGGATGACGAGCAGCAGGAGGGTCCAAGATAGGAGCCAGAAGAAAAGGGTTCACGACCTTGAAGTCGCAACCGAGAAATGGAAGATAGTCTCCAAAATCATTTACTTAATGGAGCTTTTGAAGCAGGAGCCCGAAATGGTTATTCCTGTTCGCTCCCTCGAAAACCACCGCAGGCAAATCAACCTCCCCAAGCCCCACCGAATCTCTGATTTCCTTCGCAAAACCCCCAAACTCTTTGAACTCCACAAGGACCAAAAGGGGGTCCTATGGTGCGGCATGACCCCAAAAGCCGAGGACTTGATGGAACAACAACAAAGGGTTATCGAGGACCATGCTGACAAGGCTGCAGAATACGTTACGAGGTTTCTCATGATGTCAGTGGAGAAACGTCTTCCCCTAGAAAAGATTGCTCACTTTAGAAGAGATTTTGGGTTGTCCTGGGATTTTAGAGTCGATTGGGTGCACAATTATCCTCAACATTTTAAGGTGGTGAAAACACTTGATGGGATTGAGTTTTTGGAGCTTGTGTCGTCAAATCCTGAATGGGCAATTACTGAGTTGGAGAAGAAGGTGGTGAGAGGAGTAACTGGAAGTGCAAGTGCAAGTGCAAGTGCAAGTGAATTACCTGGCGTGCTTTCAATTCCGTTCCCTTTGAAGTTTCCTTCAAATTATAAGAGGGTATATCGGTACTACGCTGAAAAGATTCAGCATTTTCAGGAGATGTCTTATTTGTCTCCCTATGCAGACGCCCGTGGACTTAAGGCTGGTTCTTTGGAGTTTGATAAAAGGGCCGTTGCTGTTATGCATGAACTGCTTAGTTTCACTATTGAGAAGAGGCTGGTCACTGATCACCTTACTCACTTTCGTTGGGAGCTTGTGATGCCTCAGAAGTTGATGAGGCTTCTGCTCAAGCATTGTGGGATCTTCTATGTGTCAGAGAGGGGGAAGAGGTTTAGTGTGTTTTTGACTGAGGCTTATGAGGGTTCTGAGCTCATTGAGAAATGTCCCTTGGTGCTGTGGAAGGAGAAGGTTCTAGGACTTGTGGGTTACAGAGGGAGGAAGAAGAAGTTTGAGGTTTGTAGTGAGGGGTCTGATATGGAGTGTGATGATAGTTTGGTTTTGGACCAGCATGATTCTGAAATGGGGGAGCTGCATGTGCAGATTGATCAAACTGGTACCTTGGATTACAAGGATCCTTTACTTTGGGATGATCTTGAGATGGATGTTGGAGAGATTGGCTGA